A genomic segment from Fusarium fujikuroi IMI 58289 draft genome, chromosome FFUJ_chr04 encodes:
- a CDS encoding uncharacterized protein (reviewed:yes 1): protein MASVHIVCLYILASFTVGVISATSHESDVIIYGNTVAALAAAIQTVRMNRTATLVFPTSRIGGLTTSGLGWTDSKDGNTIGGIAREFYGKVYEYYDNDDAWTRETRDDYLAKHIEAQPGPAIGDKVQWTFEPKVAEEILEKWIKDEGIPVFRNESILRTSSGVKKDGTVIKSFQTRSGSTFSGKMFIDAGYEGDLMETAGISYRVGREDKQEFDESAAGIHFNEPRRLAAIDPYNDPDDPDSGLLPGVGRVITKFAALESRGKKDHRLQAFNYRLSLTREDDNKVEFFKPDGYNESDYKILIRYIKTGYLGPFFTTQLMPNLKTDTNAAGQISTDLIGGSYNKTSNYAEYSYEEREAAAKRHKIWAQGLLWTLANHKDVPDFIRKNTSAWGYAKDEWTDNGNWPYEIYIREARRMDGVYTMTQADIQHPKPYDNDTVVAVGYYTLDVHQVERVVINDRIHDEGLIHVPNPGPFSVPYGSIVPKREDATNFVNPVTMSATHIALSAIRMEPVYMIMGQSAGAAAVLAIEDNVAVQDVDRKKLKGRLKDHAQVLESFSIMLKPSQRLLLVGFISCIFYLI from the coding sequence ATGGCGTCTGTACATATCGTCTGTCTTTACATCCTTGCTTCTTTCACAGTTGGCGTCATATCAGCGACTTCTCATGAATCTGACGTGATCATCTATGGCAACACGGTTGCCGCGCTGGCTGCTGCCATTCAAACGGTTCGTATGAACAGAACCGCCACTTTAGTCTTTCCGACATCACGAATCGGCGGTCTTACTACTTCGGGGTTGGGCTGGACGGACTCGAAGGATGGAAATACCATTGGTGGAATTGCCAGGGAGTTTTACGGCAAAGTGTACGAATATTACGACAACGACGACGCATGGACGCGTGAAACACGAGACGACTATCTCGCAAAACATATCGAGGCGCAGCCTGGACCGGCTATTGGCGACAAGGTTCAATGGACGTTTGAGCCCAAAGTAGCTGAGGAGATCTTGGAGAAATGGATCAAGGATGAGGGAATTCCTGTCTTTCGAAATGAGTCCATCCTTCGTACTAGCAGCGGCGTAAAGAAGGATGGGACCGTCATCAAATCATTCCAAACGCGGTCCGGGTCAACTTTCTCTGGAAAGATGTTTATTGATGCTGGCTACGAAGGCGACCTCATGGAGACAGCAGGTATATCATATCGCGTTGGGCGCGAAGACAAGCAGGAGTTTGATGAGTCGGCCGCCGGTATTCACTTTAACGAGCCCAGAAGACTGGCTGCAATTGACCCATACAATGATCCTGATGATCCTGATAGCGGTCTGCTCCCCGGGGTTGGTCGCGTGATCACCAAGTTCGCCGCTTTGGAGTCGCGCGGCAAGAaagatcatcgtcttcaagcCTTCAACTACCGGTTATCTTTAACGAGAGAGGATGACAACAAGGTGGAATTCTTCAAACCCGATGGCTACAACGAGTCCGATTACAAGATCTTGATCAGATATATCAAGACTGGTTATCTCGGCCCGTTCTTCACGACACAACTCATGCCGAATCTCAAAACCGACACCAATGCGGCTGGCCAAATCAGTACTGATCTGATAGGCGGAAGCTATAACAAGACATCCAATTATGCTGAGTATTCGTACGAGGAGCGGGAAGCTGCTGCGAAACGGCACAAGATCTGGGCGCAAGGACTTCTCTGGACATTAGCGAACCACAAAGATGTACCGGACTTTATTCGCAAGAACACCAGTGCCTGGGGCTACGCGAAGGATGAATGGACTGACAACGGCAACTGGCCATACGAGATATACATTCGCGAGGCTCGACGGATGGACGGCGTGTATACCATGACACAAGCCGACATTCAGCACCCGAAGCCGTATGATAACGACACTGTCGTTGCAGTTGGGTACTATACCCTTGACGTCCATCAGGTCGAACGTGTCGTTATCAATGACCGGATACATGACGAAGGTCTGATTCACGTTCCCAATCCAGGGCCTTTCAGCGTCCCTTATGGATCAATCGTTCCCAAGAGGGAGGACGCCACCAACTTCGTCAACCCCGTGACAATGAGCGCCACGCACATTGCTCTGTCTGCAATCCGCATGGAGCCTGTCTATATGATCATGGGGCAGAGTGCGGGGGCAGCCGCTGTTTTGGCCATTGAGGATAATGTCGCCGTGCAAGATGTTGATCGAAAGAAGCTGAAAGGAAGGTTGAAAGATCATGCACAGGTCTTGGAATCTTTCTCTATCATGTTGAAGCCGAGTCAACGTTTACTTTTAGTTGGTTTCATTTCGTGCAttttttatcttatatag